A part of Aegilops tauschii subsp. strangulata cultivar AL8/78 chromosome 2, Aet v6.0, whole genome shotgun sequence genomic DNA contains:
- the LOC109774265 gene encoding uncharacterized protein isoform X3, producing the protein MIGDRGMQNEQFSEDDGESTLPSDLSSITISSGPSSAENFPSVEPRVMPWSLLKEMTDDFSAARLVGKGAHGQVYKGVDKDGHAIAVKMLHGFHFDMEIEQMISIIPKVHHPNIVQLIGYCHEIEQVVVEYEGKHVIAAEIHNGLCFEYLPNGSLATYITPDDEDSGLDWQTRYRIIKGTCDGLKYLHEGLRSPIIHMSLNPSHILMDEKMTPKIAGFGSARLFGVENTNITMSPLGTMGYMPPEYIDKQVISKEFDIFSLGVIILKLMKGQKSYHEWDFMSPEKFIELVAHEKWGERLQKTMDVTLVEGHFQQVKKCLEIAVRCVEYDRQKRPTIGEIVRMLNETETSLIPQIDSGLLLHVHPLELTFMLSISLEVPRKKKAASMSSSCSLHLDNKGNDRVAFLLVANSPSRYLAKDPLCGVVPPRCIYTLTLTMCNNKQQALSMPSIDSGADYFTLHSVVVGQYELDKDTISAEYEEFFKKTKEKAGHEVQEVALNVICCQQQADCGTSSDSEPTGPTVEIITKADALEVSSMDVHPIEPWIMTTHRAGSLRVWNYKTMATLKSIQDVTDEPVNVAKFVVREKWIVAGDRNGCIHVHNYEENEEVESFCAHSSCITTLAVHPTDPFLFSSSNDAGHLIKLWNWDNDWECKEFHGHVGTVTQVTFNPNDSNSFASASKDGTVKIWSICSDDPSKIITLKLDEHGLSVDYFTRNNQQHLIVGCNDKTAQIWKLETKERVHELESHTNLISAANLHPELPILITGSFDGTVRIWNSITYKLENVIGFHLGAVYAFGCMKGSRRIVVGCHQGIAMMDISLP; encoded by the exons ATGATAGGTGACCGAGGCATGCAGAATGAACAG TTCTCTGAAGACGATGGAGAGTCCACCCTCCCTTCCGATCTCAGCAGCATCACCATCAGCTCCGGTCCTTCTTCAGCAG AGAACTTCCCGTCTGTAGAGCCAAGGGTTATGCCATGGAGCTTACTAAAAGAGATGACAGATGATTTTTCTGCAGCACGATTGGTTGGTAAGGGTGCGCATGGACAAGTTTACAAG GGAGTTGATAAGGATGGACATGCCATTGCTGTCAAAATGCTCCATGGATTTCATTTTGACATGGAGATCGAGCAGATGATTTCAATCATCCCGAAAGTCCATCACCCAAATATCGTACAGTTGATTGGCTACTGCCATGAGATAGAACAAGTGGTTGTGGAGTATGAAGGAAAACATGTAATTGCTGCCGAAATACACAACGGGCTGTGCTTCGAGTATTTGCCAAATGGTTCCCTTGCCACGTACATTACACCAG ACGACGAGGATTCTGGACTTGATTGGCAAACACGCTACAGAATAATTAAGGGCACATGTGACGGTTTAAAATACCTCCATGAGGGATTGAGGAGTCCTATCATTCACATGAGTCTAAACCCTAGCCATATACTGATGGATGAGAAGATGACGCCCAAAATAGCTGGTTTTGGTTCTGCAAGGCTCTTTGGTGTAGAAAATACCAATATAACGATGAGTCCGTTGGGAACTAT GGGATACATGCCACCAGAGTACATTGACAAACAAGTAATCTCGAAAGAGTTTGACATATTCAGCTTGGGTGTTATAATCCTTAAGCTGATGAAAGGGCAGAAATCATATCATGAATGGGATTTCATGTCTCCTGAGAAGTTTATTGAGCTGGTG GCACATGAAAAATGGGGGGAGAGGCTACAAAAAACAATGGACGTCACATTAGTTGAAGGACATTTCCAGCAGGTTAAGAAATGCTTGGAGATAGCGGTGAGGTGTGTTGAATATGACAGACAGAAAAGGCCCACCATCGGTGAAATCGTACGTATGCTGAATGAAACAGAAACCAGCTTGATTCCCCAAATAGACTCTGGGCTGCTTCTTCATGTCCATCCCCTTGAGCTGACATTCATGTTGTCAATATCGTTGGAAGTGCCGAGAAAAAAGAAGGCGGCTTCGATGTCTTCTAGCTGCTCGCTGCATCTAGATAACAAGGGAAACGACCGCGTCGCGTTCCTGCTTGTGGCCAACAGCCCCAGTAGGTACCTGGCAAAGGATCCACTCTGTGGCGTTGTGCCGCCAAGGTGTATCTACACCCTCACTCTAACAATGTGCAATAATAAGCAGCAGGCATTGTCGATGCCGTCGATAGATAGCGGTGCCGACTACTTCACACTGCATAGCGTTGTGGTGGGCCAATATGAGCTCGACAAAGATACCATCTCTGCTGAGTACGAAGAATTTTTCAAGAAAACCAAAGAGAAGGCCGGGCATGAGGTACAAGAGGTGGCGTTGAATGTTATCTGTTGTCAACAACAAGCTGATTGTGGGACATCATCTGATTCTGAG CCAACTGGGCCCACAGTTGAG ATCATAACCAAGGCAGATGCTCTGGAAGTTTCGTCCATGGATGTGCATCCAATTGAACCTTG GATTATGACAACGCATCGCGCGGGGAGCCTTCGTGTTTGGAACTACAAGACAATG GCAACGCTGAAGTCAATTCAAGACGTCACAGATGAACCAG TAAATGTGGCTAAATTTGTCGTACGTGAGAAATGGATTGTTGCTGGTGATCGCAACGGGTGCATCCATGTGCACAACtatgaagaaaatgaagaagtagAGAGCTTTTGTGCTCACAGTAGTTGCATCACAACTTTGGCTGTGCATCCAACGGATCCATTTTTGTTTTCTTCATCTAATGATGCTGGTCACCTGATCAAGCTTTGGAACTGGGACAATGATTGGGAATGCAAAGAATTTCATGGACACGTTGGCACAGTGACGCAAGTAACCTTTAACCCAAATGACTCCAATAGTTTTGCTAGTGCTTCCAAGGATGGCACTGTCAAG ATCTGGAGTATTTGTTCCGATGACCCCAGTAAGATCATCACATTGAAATTGGATGAGCATGGGCTCTCTGTTGACTACTTCACACGCAATAATCAACAACATCTGATCGTGGGATGTAATGACAAGACCGCACAG ATATGGAAATTGGAGACGAAAGAGCGTGTACATGAGCTAGAATCGCATACAAACCTTATTAGTGCCGCCAATTTGCACCCGGAACTTCCAATATTAATCACAGGTTCATTTGATGGGACTGTACGCATATGGAACTCCATTACCTACAA GCTTGAGAACGTAATTGGTTTCCACCTCGGGGCAGTATATGCTTTTGGATGTATGAAAGGCTCAAGAAG GATCGTGGTCGGGTGTCACCAGGGAATAGCAATGATGGACATTTCTTTGCCTTAA